One genomic segment of Desulfocapsa sulfexigens DSM 10523 includes these proteins:
- the paaK gene encoding phenylacetate--CoA ligase PaaK — MTLYWEEEMETLPRVGLESIQLKRLQHLVARVYKTVAPYREKMDAAGVKPEDIQSLADLAKLPFTVKEDLRDNYPFGLFTVPMDQVVRVHASSGTTGKPTVVGYTKKDLETWSGLMARALTLAGVTAKDMVHNAYGYGLFTGGLGAHYGIERLGATVIPVSGGNTKRQITIMKDFKSSVLLATPSYALNLAETMETLDVDPRSLSLRVGVFGAEPWSENMRDEVERKLNIKAVDIYGLSEVMGPGVSMQCLEGEKGMHVFEDHFLPEIIDPDTGEVLPPGEKGELVFTTLTKEAFPIIRYRTKDISRLMYDTCACGRTLVRMEKVTGRTDDMLIIRGVNVFPSQIEHVLMGTEGVEPHYQIVVNREGNMDTMAVEVEVSEDIFSDEIKALENLTKRIQMDIKDMLGVTCRVKLVEPRTIQRSEGKAQRVIDNRKL; from the coding sequence ATGACACTATATTGGGAAGAGGAGATGGAGACCCTGCCGCGCGTCGGCCTGGAGTCTATTCAGCTGAAACGCCTTCAGCATCTGGTGGCACGGGTTTATAAGACCGTTGCGCCATACCGGGAAAAGATGGATGCTGCCGGTGTGAAACCAGAAGACATCCAATCCCTGGCTGATCTCGCAAAGCTTCCGTTTACTGTCAAAGAAGATCTCCGAGATAATTACCCCTTTGGTCTCTTTACCGTGCCAATGGATCAGGTTGTTCGAGTACATGCATCCTCCGGAACCACCGGGAAGCCGACGGTTGTCGGCTACACAAAAAAGGATCTTGAAACCTGGTCAGGCCTTATGGCCCGGGCACTTACTCTTGCGGGAGTGACTGCCAAGGATATGGTCCATAATGCTTACGGTTACGGACTGTTCACCGGTGGTCTTGGTGCTCACTATGGAATTGAACGCCTTGGGGCAACTGTTATCCCGGTGTCTGGTGGAAACACAAAACGTCAGATCACCATCATGAAGGATTTTAAATCGAGTGTTCTCCTTGCCACTCCCTCCTATGCTCTCAATCTTGCTGAGACCATGGAAACACTTGACGTTGATCCAAGGTCTCTCTCTCTTCGTGTCGGAGTTTTTGGCGCGGAACCCTGGAGCGAAAATATGCGTGATGAGGTTGAACGCAAATTGAACATCAAGGCCGTTGATATCTATGGTCTTTCCGAGGTTATGGGGCCGGGCGTTTCCATGCAGTGTCTTGAAGGCGAGAAGGGGATGCATGTTTTTGAGGATCATTTTTTACCTGAAATCATAGATCCCGATACCGGAGAGGTACTGCCTCCCGGTGAAAAGGGTGAGCTGGTATTTACCACCCTTACCAAGGAAGCGTTTCCTATTATCCGCTACCGGACCAAGGACATATCCAGGTTGATGTATGACACCTGTGCCTGTGGACGAACTCTGGTTCGTATGGAAAAAGTGACCGGGCGGACCGATGATATGTTAATTATTCGCGGCGTCAATGTTTTCCCATCCCAGATTGAGCACGTCCTTATGGGAACTGAGGGGGTTGAGCCTCACTACCAGATTGTAGTGAATCGTGAAGGCAATATGGACACCATGGCGGTCGAGGTCGAAGTCAGCGAGGATATCTTTTCCGATGAAATTAAGGCTCTGGAAAATCTGACCAAGCGTATTCAGATGGATATCAAGGATATGCTGGGTGTTACCTGTCGGGTAAAACTGGTGGAACCCAGAACTATCCAGCGCAGTGAAGGAAAGGCGCAGCGGGTAATCGACAATAGAAAACTATAA
- the rph gene encoding ribonuclease PH produces MSRFQNRAPDSLRDVSLVWDFQPGADASLLIRMGGTHVICGISVEEKVPPFLKDSGKGWITAEYGMLPCATNSRYRREIGGRSGRTYEIQRLIGRSLRMMVDLNAIGERTLRVDCDVLNADGGTRTASITGGALALRHVLQKLVVGGKLAEMPKILPVAAISVGIIDGEACLDLDYSEDSSAEVDANFVMSGDGRWIEIQSTAEGTPFSPESFMAMTALAEKGIQELFQLWK; encoded by the coding sequence ATGAGTCGTTTTCAAAACCGGGCACCGGACAGTCTGCGGGATGTGTCACTTGTATGGGATTTTCAGCCGGGAGCGGATGCCTCCTTGCTGATTCGCATGGGGGGAACCCATGTGATCTGCGGAATAAGTGTTGAAGAAAAAGTCCCACCATTTTTAAAGGATAGCGGGAAGGGTTGGATTACTGCGGAATATGGAATGCTGCCCTGTGCCACAAACTCACGTTACAGGCGTGAAATTGGTGGACGATCCGGCAGAACCTATGAAATCCAGCGACTTATCGGACGCAGCCTGCGAATGATGGTTGATCTCAATGCCATCGGAGAGCGAACCCTGCGAGTTGATTGTGATGTGTTAAACGCGGATGGTGGAACCCGTACCGCATCAATTACCGGTGGGGCGCTTGCATTACGCCATGTATTGCAGAAGCTTGTAGTAGGTGGAAAACTCGCTGAAATGCCTAAGATTCTTCCTGTTGCCGCAATTTCAGTTGGTATTATCGATGGTGAGGCCTGTCTTGATCTTGATTATTCTGAAGATTCCAGCGCCGAGGTGGATGCAAATTTTGTCATGAGCGGGGATGGGCGCTGGATTGAAATCCAGTCAACCGCAGAAGGCACACCCTTCAGTCCGGAATCCTTTATGGCCATGACCGCTCTTGCTGAAAAAGGAATTCAGGAACTCTTTCAACTCTGGAAATAG
- a CDS encoding phenylacetate--CoA ligase family protein, producing MYWQEDKECMNRGELEQLQFERLQSTLNRVGTHVPFYRQKFSEMKLDYEGFNSLDDIRKLPFTLKQDLRDSYPYGLFAVPLREVVRLHSSSGTTGQATVVGYTKNDIRNWSDLVARILCAAGLTADDVIQIAFGYGLFTGGFGLHYGAERLGASVIPISAGNTKRQIQIMQDFKTTALVCTPSYALNIADVLFDMGINPAGLSLKFGLFGAEPWSEAMRQEINEKLGIQATDNYGLSEVMGPGVAGECRECNGLHINEDHFYVEILDPETLEPVEPGEVGELVITTLTKEAFPMIRYRTRDLTRFLPEPCPCGRTFKRMHRILGRTDDMLIIKGVNVFPTQIESVLFNIDGTEPHYRIIVERENHQDRATVMVEVKESLFSDQMSKQRELIDTIRKQLNSELGIGVAVKLVEEKTLERFEGKGQRVIDKREI from the coding sequence ATGTACTGGCAAGAAGATAAAGAATGTATGAACCGTGGTGAGCTGGAGCAGCTTCAGTTTGAACGTCTCCAGTCCACTCTCAATCGGGTAGGGACTCATGTGCCATTCTATCGGCAGAAATTCAGCGAGATGAAGCTTGATTACGAAGGCTTCAATTCGCTCGATGATATCCGGAAGCTGCCCTTTACCCTAAAGCAGGATTTGCGGGACAGTTATCCCTATGGGCTTTTTGCAGTTCCCCTGCGTGAGGTGGTTCGTCTCCATTCATCGTCCGGTACTACCGGGCAGGCCACGGTGGTCGGTTATACGAAGAATGATATCAGAAACTGGTCCGACCTTGTTGCCCGTATCTTGTGTGCAGCGGGACTTACTGCTGATGACGTGATTCAGATCGCTTTTGGTTACGGACTGTTTACCGGCGGTTTTGGCCTTCATTATGGCGCTGAACGTCTCGGGGCTTCCGTTATTCCGATTTCTGCAGGAAACACCAAACGCCAGATTCAGATTATGCAGGATTTCAAGACCACGGCCCTTGTCTGCACACCGTCCTATGCTTTGAATATTGCCGATGTGCTCTTTGATATGGGTATTAATCCGGCAGGCCTTTCTTTGAAATTTGGACTTTTCGGGGCTGAACCCTGGTCCGAGGCCATGCGCCAGGAGATCAATGAAAAACTGGGTATTCAGGCGACAGATAACTATGGACTCTCAGAGGTCATGGGCCCCGGAGTGGCCGGGGAGTGCCGCGAATGTAATGGTCTTCATATTAATGAAGATCATTTTTATGTTGAGATTCTTGATCCGGAAACCCTGGAGCCAGTTGAGCCAGGTGAGGTGGGGGAGCTTGTTATTACCACACTCACTAAAGAAGCCTTTCCCATGATTCGGTATAGAACCCGTGACCTTACCCGGTTCCTCCCTGAACCCTGCCCCTGTGGCCGTACCTTTAAACGGATGCACCGGATTCTTGGCCGTACTGACGATATGCTGATTATCAAAGGTGTTAATGTTTTTCCCACACAGATAGAATCGGTTTTGTTTAATATTGATGGAACCGAGCCTCACTACCGGATCATTGTCGAGCGTGAGAATCATCAGGACAGAGCTACGGTGATGGTGGAAGTGAAGGAATCCCTCTTTTCTGACCAGATGAGTAAACAGCGCGAGTTGATCGATACCATCAGAAAGCAGCTCAACTCAGAACTCGGCATTGGTGTTGCGGTAAAACTTGTTGAAGAAAAGACTCTTGAACGCTTTGAAGGCAAAGGCCAGCGGGTCATTGATAAGAGAGAGATATGA
- a CDS encoding branched-chain amino acid ABC transporter permease: protein MTTELFIQYLMAGITYGSIYAIVAIGFNIIYNTTGIINFAQGEFVMFGGMIAISLLQFMPLPMAIIVAVLITMLIGAMIEICFIRWLKSPSVLRMIIITIGISILSREVGVHVWGESIRSLPYFFGNEITSFVIFGAHISPQVLWVVAASGLMVIGLGIFFKTTSVGREMRACASNRKAATLCGINTQNMVTLSFILSAGIGALAGCVMSPITYSQYDMGTGLAIKGFTVAILGGLGSSGGAVAAGLLLGVIEAFSVSVVPLAFQDAISIAILLTILFVRPQGLFGSKEAAGLSEF, encoded by the coding sequence ATGACCACTGAACTTTTTATTCAATACCTGATGGCAGGTATTACCTATGGCTCCATTTATGCCATTGTCGCCATTGGGTTTAATATTATTTATAACACTACGGGTATTATTAATTTTGCCCAGGGTGAATTTGTCATGTTCGGAGGGATGATTGCAATCAGCCTCCTCCAGTTTATGCCCCTGCCCATGGCAATCATCGTAGCGGTTCTTATAACCATGCTTATCGGGGCAATGATAGAAATCTGTTTTATCCGCTGGCTGAAGTCTCCTTCTGTCCTCCGTATGATTATTATTACCATCGGTATCTCCATTCTCTCCCGTGAGGTCGGGGTTCACGTATGGGGTGAGTCCATCCGTTCACTGCCATATTTTTTTGGCAATGAAATTACTTCATTTGTGATATTCGGTGCTCATATTTCCCCACAGGTCCTGTGGGTTGTCGCAGCCTCGGGACTTATGGTGATTGGTCTTGGTATCTTTTTTAAAACCACCTCAGTGGGTAGAGAAATGCGGGCCTGTGCTTCCAATCGTAAGGCGGCTACACTCTGCGGAATCAATACCCAGAATATGGTGACCCTTTCTTTTATTCTGAGTGCAGGTATCGGAGCATTAGCCGGTTGCGTGATGTCTCCTATCACCTACAGTCAATATGACATGGGAACCGGTCTTGCCATCAAGGGCTTTACCGTGGCCATCCTGGGTGGTCTCGGCAGTTCGGGCGGTGCAGTTGCTGCAGGGTTGCTCCTTGGTGTTATTGAGGCGTTTTCTGTTTCCGTTGTACCGCTTGCTTTTCAGGATGCGATTTCCATTGCCATTCTTCTGACCATTCTCTTTGTACGGCCCCAGGGGTTGTTTGGTTCGAAAGAGGCAGCCGGACTGTCGGAGTTTTGA
- a CDS encoding ABC transporter substrate-binding protein: MKKFASKLLMAVVAVALCVAPALAENIKVGAILAVTGGASFLGGPEARSLEMMVEDINAKGGINGNTIELIIKDSAGSPEKAISFAKQLIEEEKVLAIIGPSTSGETMKIKNICQEAKTPLLSCGAAEVIVDPVASYVFKTPQKDSFAAKKIFMEMNKLGISKIAVLAGNTGFGQAGKGQLLAIAPEFGIEVVEVEVYDKKSNDLSAVVAKIKANKDVQAVVNWSIVPAQAIVAKNMRQAGWEVPLFQSHGFGNIKYVQAAGAAAEGIIFPAGRLLIAESLADDNPQKALLMEYKKNYEAKFNEPASTFGGHGYDAITILAAAIAEGGNDRDKVRDAIENLKGFAGTGGVFNFSAEDHNGLDIDAFQMLTVKDGKFVAYTGK, translated from the coding sequence ATGAAAAAATTTGCATCAAAACTTCTCATGGCAGTTGTGGCCGTCGCTTTATGTGTGGCGCCTGCTCTTGCTGAGAATATCAAAGTCGGAGCTATTCTTGCTGTTACCGGTGGCGCTTCTTTCCTTGGAGGCCCTGAGGCTCGCAGCCTGGAAATGATGGTTGAAGATATCAATGCCAAAGGCGGAATCAACGGTAACACAATTGAACTGATCATTAAGGATTCAGCGGGAAGTCCTGAAAAAGCAATTTCTTTTGCCAAACAGCTGATTGAAGAAGAAAAGGTCCTGGCAATTATCGGACCTTCCACTTCCGGCGAGACCATGAAAATAAAAAACATCTGTCAGGAAGCAAAAACTCCACTGCTTTCCTGTGGTGCTGCCGAGGTTATTGTTGACCCCGTTGCCTCCTATGTTTTCAAAACTCCCCAGAAAGATTCTTTTGCTGCTAAAAAGATCTTTATGGAGATGAACAAATTAGGCATTTCAAAGATCGCGGTTCTTGCTGGAAATACTGGTTTTGGACAGGCTGGAAAGGGACAGCTTTTAGCTATTGCTCCAGAATTTGGTATTGAAGTCGTTGAAGTTGAGGTTTATGACAAAAAATCCAACGATCTTTCTGCTGTAGTTGCCAAAATTAAAGCCAACAAGGATGTCCAGGCGGTTGTGAACTGGTCTATCGTTCCAGCTCAGGCCATTGTTGCCAAGAACATGCGTCAGGCTGGTTGGGAAGTACCTCTGTTTCAGAGTCATGGCTTTGGAAATATTAAATATGTACAGGCTGCTGGTGCTGCTGCTGAGGGAATTATCTTCCCTGCGGGACGCCTTCTCATTGCTGAGAGTCTTGCCGATGATAATCCACAGAAAGCACTTCTGATGGAATATAAGAAAAATTATGAGGCAAAGTTCAACGAGCCTGCATCCACCTTCGGTGGTCATGGCTATGACGCTATCACGATCCTTGCCGCAGCTATCGCCGAAGGCGGTAATGACCGGGATAAGGTGCGTGATGCAATTGAGAACCTTAAGGGATTTGCTGGAACCGGTGGTGTTTTCAACTTCTCCGCTGAAGATCATAATGGTCTTGATATAGATGCTTTCCAGATGCTGACTGTTAAGGACGGAAAGTTTGTTGCCTATACTGGGAAGTAA
- a CDS encoding ABC transporter ATP-binding protein, whose amino-acid sequence MALLEVNKLSKRFGGLLAVNDVSFHVEPGQIKAVIGPNGAGKTTLFNMISGTFPASSGSVSFQGRKLKRKKPFQIASLGMARTFQNIKMFSGMTALENVMVGRHIQSHAGFFASMFRMPWTWKEERDIREKSLELLALLEIEKYAHTEASSLAFGQQRAVELARALALEPSLLLLDEPAAGLNIYETAEVGRLIMKIRDLGITVLLVEHDMSLVMDISDEIVVLCFGEKIAEDIPKNIQQDPEVIKIYLGEE is encoded by the coding sequence ATGGCACTCTTGGAAGTTAATAAGCTGAGCAAACGTTTTGGTGGCCTCCTTGCCGTCAATGATGTTTCTTTTCATGTGGAACCGGGACAGATCAAGGCGGTGATCGGACCCAATGGTGCCGGCAAAACAACGCTTTTTAACATGATATCCGGCACCTTTCCTGCGAGTTCAGGATCAGTATCTTTTCAGGGACGCAAACTCAAAAGAAAAAAACCTTTTCAGATAGCATCACTTGGTATGGCGAGAACATTTCAGAATATTAAGATGTTCAGCGGGATGACAGCTCTGGAAAATGTTATGGTTGGTCGTCATATTCAGTCACATGCCGGTTTTTTCGCTTCCATGTTCAGGATGCCGTGGACCTGGAAGGAAGAGCGGGATATACGAGAAAAGTCCCTTGAACTCCTTGCCTTACTTGAAATTGAAAAATATGCCCATACCGAAGCCTCAAGTCTGGCTTTTGGGCAGCAGCGTGCCGTTGAGCTGGCACGTGCCCTTGCCCTTGAACCCTCTCTGCTCCTGCTTGATGAACCGGCTGCTGGCCTCAATATCTATGAGACTGCTGAAGTTGGGCGCCTTATCATGAAAATCCGGGATCTCGGTATCACCGTTCTTCTGGTAGAGCATGATATGTCTCTGGTCATGGATATCTCGGATGAAATTGTGGTACTCTGTTTTGGTGAAAAGATTGCAGAAGATATTCCCAAAAATATTCAGCAGGACCCCGAAGTGATAAAAATCTATCTGGGGGAAGAGTAG
- a CDS encoding LysE family translocator: MSFFGVTDLWLFVVAGLLLNITPGADLLYITNRSAVQGRKAGVIAALGIGAGCVFHVVAAALGLSMILVSSSLAFTVVKYLGAAYLLYLGIGTFLTLKGQKQSENRVMAMLSLPKIFRQAVLINILNPKVALFFMALLPQFVSPTATHPALTFLFLGVVFNVNGTVVNVLFALFTSALAKRLQSISVLPIFLKSLVGVLFVSLGLRLAFLE; this comes from the coding sequence ATGTCATTTTTCGGTGTAACAGATCTATGGCTTTTTGTTGTTGCCGGATTGCTGTTGAATATTACTCCCGGTGCTGATCTTCTCTATATTACAAATCGCAGTGCTGTTCAGGGCCGGAAGGCTGGTGTTATAGCGGCACTTGGCATTGGTGCCGGTTGTGTTTTTCATGTCGTGGCAGCAGCCCTTGGCCTCTCCATGATTCTGGTGTCTTCTTCACTTGCCTTTACTGTGGTTAAATATCTGGGTGCTGCCTATTTGTTGTATCTGGGGATAGGCACCTTTCTTACGCTGAAGGGTCAAAAACAATCAGAAAATCGGGTGATGGCAATGCTTTCACTGCCAAAGATATTCAGACAGGCGGTACTTATAAATATTCTGAACCCCAAGGTGGCTCTTTTCTTTATGGCTCTTCTTCCGCAGTTTGTCTCGCCCACTGCCACCCATCCTGCCTTGACTTTTCTCTTTCTTGGTGTGGTCTTTAATGTGAACGGAACGGTGGTAAATGTCCTTTTTGCTCTTTTCACATCTGCCCTGGCTAAAAGGCTTCAATCTATCTCTGTTCTTCCTATCTTCCTTAAGTCTCTTGTGGGTGTCCTGTTTGTATCTCTGGGGCTTCGCCTGGCATTTTTAGAATAA
- a CDS encoding ACT domain-containing protein, protein MRVEQIAVFLENKSGRLAEITARLAEENINIRALSVADTADFGILRLIVDNVEKAKKTLKSNGFTVGITNVIAVEVADKTGGLAGVLKTIEAEKLNVEYMYAFVNKTGENAVLIFRFDDMDKAIESLQRTGYTILSGEQICAL, encoded by the coding sequence ATGCGGGTAGAACAGATTGCAGTATTTTTAGAGAACAAATCGGGGCGTCTGGCTGAGATCACCGCTAGACTGGCTGAAGAAAATATTAACATTCGGGCCCTGTCGGTTGCCGATACTGCTGATTTCGGTATCCTCCGTCTTATCGTTGATAACGTTGAAAAGGCCAAAAAAACTCTGAAATCCAATGGCTTTACGGTTGGTATCACCAATGTTATTGCTGTTGAAGTGGCCGATAAGACCGGTGGTCTTGCCGGTGTTCTGAAAACCATAGAAGCAGAAAAACTCAATGTTGAGTATATGTATGCATTTGTCAATAAAACTGGAGAAAATGCAGTACTTATTTTCCGTTTTGATGATATGGATAAGGCCATCGAGTCTTTACAGCGTACCGGCTATACAATATTAAGCGGTGAGCAAATTTGTGCATTGTAG
- a CDS encoding indolepyruvate oxidoreductase subunit beta, giving the protein MAATGNILFSGVGGQGILLASEVTAYALLAAGYDAKKSEVHGMAQRGGSVTAQLRYGDKVYSPLIEPGKADILISFEMMEAARYLPYLHQESKVIVNTQQIKPPSVAMGQVPYPANVLDAVSSLGIQVVSVDAFDIARDAGEVKAANIVMVGAMSAFLPMGVEVYENIINTRIPERFREVNMKAFAAGRKITA; this is encoded by the coding sequence ATGGCAGCAACAGGTAATATTCTTTTTTCCGGAGTGGGTGGACAGGGAATTCTCCTTGCCAGTGAGGTGACAGCCTATGCCCTGCTTGCCGCAGGGTATGATGCCAAGAAGAGTGAGGTGCACGGGATGGCCCAGCGTGGCGGGTCGGTTACCGCCCAGTTGCGTTACGGGGATAAGGTGTACTCACCGCTTATTGAACCCGGCAAGGCTGATATCCTGATCTCTTTTGAGATGATGGAGGCTGCACGGTATCTTCCCTACCTCCACCAGGAGAGTAAAGTGATTGTCAATACCCAACAGATTAAACCGCCGAGTGTGGCCATGGGACAGGTACCGTATCCTGCGAATGTGCTCGATGCTGTCAGTTCACTGGGAATTCAGGTGGTAAGTGTCGATGCCTTCGATATCGCACGTGATGCTGGCGAAGTTAAGGCGGCTAATATTGTCATGGTTGGAGCCATGTCCGCCTTCTTGCCCATGGGTGTTGAGGTCTATGAAAACATCATTAACACCAGGATTCCTGAAAGGTTTCGTGAAGTAAATATGAAAGCATTTGCTGCAGGCAGAAAAATTACTGCCTGA
- a CDS encoding ABC transporter ATP-binding protein translates to MLRIRNLVSGYGKIKVLKNVSMHVDPGEIVTILGANGAGKTTLLSTIAGLVRANSGEAEFKSNNILKIKASAIPGLGCVMVPEGRQVFAAMTVEENLLLGGHAVQKQGRKVLTALLEHQYELFPILRDRKDQLAGTLSGGEQQMLAMGRALMSKPSLVMMDEPSTGLAPLIVKEIFQIIVRLRDEGNTVLLVEQNAKAALGIADRGYVLETGKIIVQGPAEDLLANKDVQRAYLGREK, encoded by the coding sequence ATGCTGAGAATACGAAACCTGGTGTCCGGATATGGAAAAATTAAAGTACTGAAGAATGTTTCCATGCATGTGGATCCCGGTGAGATTGTTACCATTCTAGGGGCTAACGGTGCCGGAAAAACAACCCTGTTGTCAACCATTGCAGGGCTGGTCAGGGCGAATTCCGGCGAGGCAGAGTTTAAGAGTAATAATATCCTTAAGATAAAGGCTTCCGCTATTCCTGGTCTTGGTTGCGTCATGGTACCGGAGGGAAGACAGGTTTTTGCTGCCATGACGGTTGAAGAAAACCTTTTGCTTGGCGGGCATGCTGTTCAGAAACAGGGCAGAAAGGTGTTGACCGCACTTCTGGAACATCAGTATGAACTCTTTCCCATTCTTCGCGATCGAAAAGATCAGCTTGCAGGGACATTATCCGGTGGAGAGCAGCAGATGCTCGCCATGGGCCGTGCTCTGATGTCAAAACCCTCCCTGGTCATGATGGACGAACCTTCCACTGGACTTGCACCGCTTATAGTAAAAGAAATTTTTCAGATTATTGTTCGTCTGCGGGATGAAGGGAATACCGTTCTCCTGGTGGAACAGAACGCAAAAGCGGCACTGGGGATTGCCGACAGGGGCTATGTACTGGAAACCGGAAAGATCATTGTTCAGGGGCCTGCTGAAGACCTCCTTGCGAACAAAGATGTACAAAGGGCATATCTTGGCAGAGAAAAGTGA
- a CDS encoding branched-chain amino acid ABC transporter permease: MKKLLSVLPLLALVIGIHFLTSATDTMFYLTQMTMSAYYSLLIIGLCVLMGYAGQISLGHAGFFAIGGYISAALTTHSLVPYKDSALVVFLNSAGMLMSGQDLYGGTLLVVSPWAACIVAVSTAAIIAVIIGIPVLKLKGHYLAMATLGFGIIIYRVVLALEYFGEADGISEVPAFVLIPGLSVSGNFSDRVANYYIAWGLLLVGMVLLLNLIDSRVGRALRGIHGSGEAADAMGVNTSRFKLQTFVLSAVFAAVAGVFLTHYNGGIGPSEAGVMKSVRYVAIVAVGGMAHLWGALLMGIVLNFLSLRGVFGSYDDAVFGLILILIMLFAPNGILSLNIRHRLKQLVNRGKQDREEEV, translated from the coding sequence ATGAAAAAGCTGCTATCGGTTTTGCCACTGCTTGCTCTGGTTATTGGCATTCATTTTTTGACCAGTGCCACCGACACCATGTTCTATCTGACCCAGATGACCATGTCAGCCTACTATTCACTGCTTATCATCGGACTTTGTGTCCTTATGGGGTACGCCGGGCAGATATCTCTTGGTCATGCCGGCTTCTTCGCCATTGGCGGTTATATATCTGCAGCCCTCACTACCCACAGTCTTGTTCCATATAAAGACTCGGCTCTGGTTGTTTTTTTGAATTCTGCCGGGATGCTTATGTCGGGTCAGGATCTCTATGGTGGAACACTGCTGGTGGTTTCTCCCTGGGCTGCATGTATTGTTGCCGTCAGCACTGCTGCTATTATTGCGGTTATAATTGGTATTCCCGTCCTGAAGCTCAAAGGGCATTATCTGGCCATGGCAACGCTTGGATTTGGCATTATTATCTATCGGGTAGTGCTGGCGCTTGAGTATTTTGGTGAAGCCGATGGCATCTCAGAGGTTCCTGCCTTTGTACTTATCCCCGGTTTGAGTGTCAGTGGTAATTTCAGTGACAGGGTTGCTAACTATTATATTGCCTGGGGACTGCTTCTTGTCGGTATGGTGCTTCTCCTTAACCTTATTGATTCCCGGGTTGGCAGAGCGCTGCGCGGCATTCATGGCTCCGGTGAGGCAGCCGATGCCATGGGTGTTAACACTTCCCGTTTCAAATTACAGACCTTTGTTCTCTCTGCTGTTTTTGCTGCTGTTGCCGGAGTATTTCTCACCCATTACAATGGGGGGATAGGGCCATCCGAGGCCGGGGTCATGAAGTCCGTCCGCTATGTCGCCATAGTTGCCGTTGGCGGAATGGCTCATTTGTGGGGGGCACTGTTGATGGGTATAGTGCTTAACTTCCTCTCCCTTCGCGGTGTTTTTGGCTCCTACGATGATGCTGTCTTTGGTCTGATTCTGATTCTGATCATGCTCTTTGCGCCCAACGGAATCTTAAGCCTGAATATCCGCCATCGTTTGAAGCAGCTGGTCAACCGGGGAAAACAGGACAGGGAAGAGGAGGTGTAG